The Passer domesticus isolate bPasDom1 unplaced genomic scaffold, bPasDom1.hap1 HAP1_SCAFFOLD_326, whole genome shotgun sequence genome includes a region encoding these proteins:
- the LOC135292386 gene encoding sterile alpha motif domain-containing protein 1-like — protein sequence MMHAVHVLIYGVILKWGRAAGDIMARVRSRVLSLPASAREKPLKEGEPRVCSPPALPTAEQKFFSAPSEQTELPSPPTPSLGGDGEPAPPLSGPAPPALPRNSPLPPPWEGADPIPSQPAPQEAPDPAAPPQPAPPAALQPPGPAPPALMTAPAPRHPEPPPADPPVLPGNAINNSDSPAVLLSPGAAGAASVSSSSASPPATELATVQAAPARADPVLSPPPPPVPPLPADPIAVQELAENGAEPTGPPQESTPAPVLPAPPNPVVPLVFEAPSFASDPAKSLSFRGGGVALQLTAGAVRLAVFKISMVSGSFRVWSGASPWGLGCLPSPEHPSGVGELAPVVSASSSQPSGDGGGAEGQKAGEVAFALQEQEKQSKASIARLLWGQETLRSGMTIPEKASLPELPVCTGAAGGRKHWVISALKTLAAWSCQVLSMQSPPHRLVLDHLAHFPGPGPLPRPVLSLGTLLSPQGPGPPFCEPGLGSLVRPPGPGPPNGPRDPLLLLFF from the coding sequence cctctcaaagaagGCGAACCGCGAGTTTGCAGCCCCCCCgccctgcccacagctgagcaaaagtttttctctgctCCCTCGGAGCAaacagagctgccttccccGCCCActccttctcttgggggggatggggagccggccccgccgctttccgggccggccccgcccgctttGCCGCGGAATTCTCCGCTTCCCCCACCCTGGGAGGGGGCGGATCCGATTCCGTctcagccagccccgcaggaggcgccggaccctgcggctccgcctcagccggctccgCCCGCTGCCCTGCAGCCGCCCGGGCCAGCTCCGCCGGCTCTGAtgactgcgcctgcgccgcggcacccggaaccgcctcccgccgatccgcccgtgttgccaggcaatgcgatcaacaacagtgattccccggctgtgctgctgtccccgggagctgcaggagctgcctccgtgtcttcttcctctgcaTCACCGCCGGCAACTGAACtcgcaacggtgcaggcggcgccGGCGCGGGCCGACCCCGTTCtgagcccgccgcccccgcctgtcccgccgctccctgctgatccaattgcagtgcaagagcttgctgagaatggtgctgagcccacgggacCACCTCAAGAgtcgacaccagcgcccgtgctgcccgcaccGCCCAACCCAGTTGTCCCGCTGGTTTTCGAAGCTCCGTCAttcgcatcagaccctgcgaagagcctgtccttccgtggaggAGGCGTGGCCCTCCAGctaactgcaggagcagttcggctggctgtgttcaaaattaGTATGGTTTCTGGGTCATTTCGtgtgtggtcgggggcttctccctgggggttggggtgcctgccttcccctgagcaccccagcggcgtgggggagttggctcctgtggtaTCTGCCTCTagttcccagcccagtggggatgggggtggtgctgaggggcagaaagcaggagaagtggcatttgcattgcaggagcaagagaaacagagcaaagcaagcattgctcgcttgctctggggacaagaaaccctcagatctgggatgacaattcctgagaaagcttctcttcccgagctgccggtgtgcaccggtgctgctggggggaggaagcattgggtcatttctgctctgaagacactggcagcatggtcctgccaggttctgagcatgcagagcccgcctcacaggctggttctggaccatttggctcatttccctgggccggggccactgCCCCGCCCAGTGCTCagtttggggactttgctttccccacagggacctgggccaccattctgtgagccaggtctgggttctctggtccgtccaccaggaccagggccaccgaatggtcctagagaccctctgctgctgctcttcttctga